DNA from Sulfurimonas gotlandica GD1:
TCTTATCCTATGTCTCCATCAACTGGAGTTCTCAACTTTATGGCATCTATGTCTAAAGAGTTTGAAATAGCACTGGAGCAGAGTGAAGATGAGATAGCATCTCTGCATATGGTTCTTGGTGCTTGGTATGCTGGAGCACGTGCACTGACGACTACATCAGGCGGTGGTTTTGCGCTGATGGGAGAGGCATTGAGTCTCTCAGGTATGAGTGAGGTTCCTGCTGTTATATACTTAGCACAAAGACCTGGTCCTGCAACTGGGATGCCAACACGAAGCGAGCAGGGTGATTTGAACATGGCACTTCACTCAGGTCATGGACCGTTTCCTAGAATAATCTTGGCACCTGGTTCATTGAGGGAGTGTGTAGATTATGGTTATCTTGCTTTTGAGCTTGCAGACAGATATCAATCTCCTGTTATATATTTAAGTGATCAATATTTAGCAGACTCAATGGCGATGATAGATGATGTTGATTTTTCGGCTTACGAGCAACGACGTTACATTACTCATACAGATTCTGAGTATGAAAGATATGTAGAGACTCCAAATGGAGTAAGTCCTAGAGGTGTTCCAGCATTTGGTGAAGGTCTTGTATGTTCAGAAGGACATGAACACGATGAGAGAAGTCAGATAACGGAAGACTACAACAAGCGGGTTGTGATGGCAAATAAGCGAGCCAGAAAAGAAGAAGCTCTAATCTTAGAAGCCATTGCACCTGAGTATATCGGTGATGGTGATATAGCAGTAGTGGGTTGGGGTTCAACCAGTGGAGCGATAGCGGAGGCAGTAAAACTGCTTGATAATTCACGTTTAGTTCAAGTCCATTTCACATGGGTTCATCCGCTAAATCCAGAGCACCTAGAAGCCCTTAAAAAGTACAAACACATTATAGTTGTGGAGAATAATGCTGATGGAGCATTTGCCGACAGACTTAAAATACAAGGTGTTAAGATTGATAAAATAATTTTACAGTTTAATGGATTTGCATTTTTTGCAGACCAGTTAAGAGAGATAATTTTAAAAGAACTCAAGGAGCTATTATGAGCCATGTATTTGATCGTAAAGATGTAGATGTAGCTTGGTGTCCTGGGTGTGGTAACTTTGGCATCTTGAAACTTATTAAAGAAGTTCTTGAAGAGTTAGGCTCTGATCATCGCAGCAGTGTTATAGTCTCAGGTATCGGACAAGCTGCAAAAACTCCTTACTACATAGATGTAAACATGTATGGAGTTCTTCACGGTAGAGCGCTTCCTGTTGCCACCGCTATAAAGGTTGCAAATCCTGAGTTAAATGTTATAGCAGAGGGTGGTGATGGTGATATGTATGGCGAAGGAGGAAATCATTTTCTTCATACTATCAGACGTAATGTTGACATAGTCCACATAGTTCATAACAACATGGTTTACGGACTAACAAAAGGTCAAGCTTCTCCTACGAGTCAAAAGGGCTTTAAAACAAAAGTGCAGGTCGATGGAGTAGGTAATGAACCATTTAATCCTTTGAGTGTTGCCTTGGCTCTAAATGCAGGCTTTGTATCACGTGTAAATATTGGAAACTCCGCTCATGCAAAAGAAGTGATAAAAGCTGCTTTTATGCATAAGGGTTATGCACTTGTAGATATCTTTCAGCCATGTGTTACTTTTAATAAGACAAACACATATAAGTGGTTTAAAGAAAATACCTACCTGCTAGATGCAACTCATGACCGGAGTGATATGGCATCTGCTATGAGTAAAGCTTTTGAAGCGATGCCGATGCCTCTTGGCGTCTTATATAAAAATGAAAGTGTGACGTTTGAGCAACGCATCCGAAAAGGTGAGACTACTCCGCTATATGCATCTAAGCATGATCTTGGGGAGATTCAGAAGAAGTTTGAGAGTTTTTAAACTTCTTGTCATGGAACTTGTACCATTTACAGCGTTTTTTATTTTTGATTGAGTATATGTTGTATGTAAATTTCCTGCTACATTCTTGACACTCAAATGTGGCACGGTTTTTAAACTTGTTGTAATGTACAAATAAAAAGTTTCCTACCTGATCGCCTTTTTTATAGACTATTTTTTCATTTTTTGCGTAGGCTTTTTCGGTTAGAAGAGCATCTTCACGCTGTTTTACCAGCCAAGTAGGTTCTGCATCTTCTTCAAACTCATATTCCATTTTATTTTTCATTATTAAAAGGGTAGTTTACCCATCACAACATCTTGGCTGTTTACATACTGCTCACAGTTTACTCCGCCTAGTTTTTCGCAGGCTTCTTGCCACTCTTTAGAGTGCCCGTCTTTCTCTCTATCTCTCATACCAAGCTTAAAAATAAGAGCGTGAGCATATTCATGAGCTATAACACTATCGACCATATAGTCCATACTTTCTTGCATCACTTTCTTGTTCAGATATATCTTTATCTCGCCATTTTTATAAGCAGTGATTCCATATAATCTTCCCTTGAACTTATCTGTAACGATGATGGGAACTCTGAAAGAAAAGCCGTAGTTACTCTGCATAAGTTGAAGTACTTCTTGCTCTTTATCTACTATGCGTTTTTTATAGCTCTCTGGTATATCATTAGTTGAAAACATATAGTTATCGTAGTAGTTTTTAGATAGCACTAAAATAGCGATAATAATAACAGCTAAAAAGAATAGTTCTAGTTTTTTTGTAAACATGTTTTAGCGGTTCAGTTGGGAGATGCAAGCAACACAGTGAGTTGATTCAGGCAGTAGCATTAGACGACCAAAGATAATCTCTTCTTCACACTCTGCACAGATGCCATAACCATCTTTACCGATTTTTTGAATTGCGTATTTGAGTTTGTTTACCCTTATTTGGGCTTCATGAAGTGCGTGCTCGTTTACCTGTTGTTCTTGCATCATCTCTTGACGAGTAAGTCTTCCAAGTGAGCAGTCAGGTGCAATAGGTTTTATCTTATCTTGAAGTTCATCTATCTCTTTTTGCATAGCATCAAGATCTTGTATGATTTTTTCTTTGATCTTTTGTCGTTGTTCTTTTGTCATGTTGAGAGTATATCAAAAAAAGAAAATATCCGATACCTTGGACAAGAAGGTACCGGAACAGGAGAAAAATATTGCTTACCCAATACCACCATAAGTTGATATTGGGATGAAAAATAAAGAGTTAGAAATCGTATGAAGCTACAGCACGAAAGTGATTCATTTTTTTCTCTGCTGTTGCACTGCTATCGTACTCACTAGTTCTGATTGCATTAAATACTTTTAGCATCCATGCTTTAGTCGGTTTGTAAGCTAGGATAATATCAGCTTCAGTTGCATCGTTGTTAGCAACCAAGTTTGAAGGTGAGTAAGCAGTTGTTTTAGACTTACCGTAGTTAGCATAACTTGCCATGATTTTTAGACCTTTCATGATTGTGTAGTGTCCACCGACTTTATAAGCACTAACATCTTGTCTGTAAGCATTACGAGAGAAAAGTGAACTTGTATAAGCAGGATCCGCACCCCATGCATTTAAAAAACCGCTTTTTATAAATGTATTTCCATCGTTGTCATTGTCATTTGACTTATTGTAAGCAGCATAAACTGACCATTTTTTGTTACCTATTTTTGCTTTAGCACCCATCAGGTTATAGTTGAGTTTTCCAGCAAGTTTATCACCAACTTCACTCTGCTTCAGGTACTGAGCACTAAGTGCAAGGTTTGTTCCCTTAACTACAGGAAACTTGTAGTCAATATCAGCATAGATCATATTTGCAATATCCCATGCATAGTAGTCCCATAGAGATACAGTTAGACCTTCAACACCGTTATATGTTGCTCCAACTACTGTCATACCCGCTGTGTTTTTAGCAACTCCTGCACCTTCTGCAAGACTATGGAACTCAGCTTGCACTATACCTGTAGCACTCTGTGTCTCCATTGGTCTTGAAACACCAGCAGTCTTAGTCTTTTCACCGATTAAACTCCAGTCAGTAGCTGCTCTAGAACCGTAAGACATTCTTGTAATATGACCAAGGTTAAATGAAAAACCAGGAACTTTTTCAGTTCCTAACATGTATGCATCATAGAAGTTTGGCATTAGAGACCATTTAATCTTTGTAAGTGGTGTACTCAATATTTGACGTCCACCTTTAAAGTTAAGCATGTCATGTTTGTACTCTACATAAGCTTGACCAAGTTCTGATTTATCTTGTCCTTGTGTAGCTGTAAACATTCCCAGCGCATTTTGCTTACCTGCATCCCATTTAGTTAGACCAGTATCACCATTGATGTAAAAAGCAGCTCCAAATTTAAGACCGTCCAGAACTTCCGGAGTCACATATTTTAATGTACCTAAGTAACCACTACCGTCATTTGGTGTCCAAGCATTATCTTTATCGCTAATAATGTGCATTACTTTTAGTTGACCTGAAACAACACCTCCACCTAATAGTGCTGTTTCTTTTACTTCTGGAGTATCTGCCGCTTGAAGAACCATAGTTCCTGCAAGTACTGCTATTGATATAGCTATTTTTTTCATTTATTCTTCCCTTATTTTTTGTAACATAATTGTGGCAAACTAATGTCAACTATATGTTATTGTATTGTTAACGTATTGTTAATGAACTCTTATTTAACGATGTATGTCTCTTTTTTAAGTACATAAAACTTTTTAGCCACTTCATCTTTGTCAAGTCCAAACTTCTTAAGTGCTTTTGGCTTAACTAGAAAGTAACCAAGTGTTACATGCACTTTGTCACCTTTTAGCAGTTCTTTTTTATAAGTAACTACACGTTTTTCATTTGCTTTAATCATAGTATCTTTTATGACTGTATTTGCAACCCACGGAGGTGTAGGTTTTCCATCTTTTCCAATAACTCGTACAAACACTTCAGGCTCGAATTTATCAATCTTACCATTTCTCTCCACACTAACGCGCAGTTGAGACATACGCAGCGGATGCAGAAGTAGGGCATGAGAGCTTTTGTTGTTAACTGCAACTTCAAAGCTACCAATATTATTTAGAAACTCTAGTTCTATATATTTTGATAACATGTCTTGGTTAGTATGAGCCCCTGGAAAACCATGAAAACTGTGTTCTTTAGTATCTCTGACATTTGATGCTGAACCACTTACTTTTGGCATGTGGCACGATACACAGTTAGCTCTATCCATCTCATTGCTTATATTTGTTGAACAAACATTTAGGTTTGCTTTGTTCTTCTTATGAGAGTGACAACCTATGCATACGTTTCCATTTTGAAAATTTTCATTCTCTGATGATGAAGTGTGAAACTC
Protein-coding regions in this window:
- a CDS encoding thiamine pyrophosphate-dependent enzyme; protein product: MSHVFDRKDVDVAWCPGCGNFGILKLIKEVLEELGSDHRSSVIVSGIGQAAKTPYYIDVNMYGVLHGRALPVATAIKVANPELNVIAEGGDGDMYGEGGNHFLHTIRRNVDIVHIVHNNMVYGLTKGQASPTSQKGFKTKVQVDGVGNEPFNPLSVALALNAGFVSRVNIGNSAHAKEVIKAAFMHKGYALVDIFQPCVTFNKTNTYKWFKENTYLLDATHDRSDMASAMSKAFEAMPMPLGVLYKNESVTFEQRIRKGETTPLYASKHDLGEIQKKFESF
- a CDS encoding SprT-like domain-containing protein, encoding MFTKKLELFFLAVIIIAILVLSKNYYDNYMFSTNDIPESYKKRIVDKEQEVLQLMQSNYGFSFRVPIIVTDKFKGRLYGITAYKNGEIKIYLNKKVMQESMDYMVDSVIAHEYAHALIFKLGMRDREKDGHSKEWQEACEKLGGVNCEQYVNSQDVVMGKLPF
- a CDS encoding TraR/DksA family transcriptional regulator — its product is MTKEQRQKIKEKIIQDLDAMQKEIDELQDKIKPIAPDCSLGRLTRQEMMQEQQVNEHALHEAQIRVNKLKYAIQKIGKDGYGICAECEEEIIFGRLMLLPESTHCVACISQLNR
- a CDS encoding OprD family outer membrane porin, producing MKKIAISIAVLAGTMVLQAADTPEVKETALLGGGVVSGQLKVMHIISDKDNAWTPNDGSGYLGTLKYVTPEVLDGLKFGAAFYINGDTGLTKWDAGKQNALGMFTATQGQDKSELGQAYVEYKHDMLNFKGGRQILSTPLTKIKWSLMPNFYDAYMLGTEKVPGFSFNLGHITRMSYGSRAATDWSLIGEKTKTAGVSRPMETQSATGIVQAEFHSLAEGAGVAKNTAGMTVVGATYNGVEGLTVSLWDYYAWDIANMIYADIDYKFPVVKGTNLALSAQYLKQSEVGDKLAGKLNYNLMGAKAKIGNKKWSVYAAYNKSNDNDNDGNTFIKSGFLNAWGADPAYTSSLFSRNAYRQDVSAYKVGGHYTIMKGLKIMASYANYGKSKTTAYSPSNLVANNDATEADIILAYKPTKAWMLKVFNAIRTSEYDSSATAEKKMNHFRAVASYDF
- a CDS encoding multiheme c-type cytochrome encodes the protein MKIKYLLTIFLLFNTLLTANSKFAPNSECKSCHPVISQEYESTMHQNSTIFKDPIHKAVWDKHPMNTKQGKYKCAKCHTPTASNLKDMLGKGTKGVPDATDSTHTEGISCAYCHRIESIEHGDMSNTNVVSKKEKHYFGTMKNALKSEFHTSSSENENFQNGNVCIGCHSHKKNKANLNVCSTNISNEMDRANCVSCHMPKVSGSASNVRDTKEHSFHGFPGAHTNQDMLSKYIELEFLNNIGSFEVAVNNKSSHALLLHPLRMSQLRVSVERNGKIDKFEPEVFVRVIGKDGKPTPPWVANTVIKDTMIKANEKRVVTYKKELLKGDKVHVTLGYFLVKPKALKKFGLDKDEVAKKFYVLKKETYIVK